The Catenuloplanes niger genome includes a window with the following:
- a CDS encoding class I SAM-dependent methyltransferase: MTEENLWLRQVAENPGHAQWYIQRFRDMAARGADLGGEARMIDAMVPRGARILDAGCGTGRVGGLLAAAGHTVTGVDLDPELIEDARATYPQTRWLVGDLAELSLPDRFDVIVCAGNVLTFVAPSTRVEILRRFAGHLADGGRVVTGFGAGRGYDFDAYLTDVKEAGLDASLLLGTWDLRPFGPDADFLVAVLSR, translated from the coding sequence ATGACCGAGGAGAATCTGTGGCTGCGGCAGGTCGCGGAGAACCCGGGGCATGCGCAGTGGTACATCCAGCGGTTCCGGGACATGGCGGCGCGCGGGGCCGATCTGGGTGGCGAGGCGCGCATGATCGACGCGATGGTGCCGCGCGGCGCGCGGATCCTGGACGCGGGCTGCGGGACCGGGCGGGTCGGCGGGCTGCTGGCCGCGGCCGGGCACACCGTGACCGGTGTCGACCTGGACCCGGAGCTGATCGAGGACGCGCGGGCGACGTACCCGCAGACGCGGTGGCTCGTCGGTGATCTCGCCGAGCTGAGCCTGCCGGACCGGTTCGACGTGATCGTCTGCGCGGGCAACGTGCTGACGTTCGTGGCGCCGTCCACGCGCGTGGAGATCCTGCGCCGCTTCGCCGGTCACCTGGCCGACGGCGGTCGCGTGGTCACCGGCTTCGGCGCCGGCCGCGGTTACGACTTCGACGCCTACCTCACGGACGTCAAGGAGGCCGGGCTGGACGCGTCGCTGCTGCTGGGCACGTGGGACCTGCGCCCGTTCGGGCCGGACGCCGACTTCCTGGTGGCGGTGCTGTCCCGGTGA
- a CDS encoding SDR family NAD(P)-dependent oxidoreductase: MNWFVTGTSRGLGLELVTQLLARGDSVAATTRSTARLTAALGAADTARLLPLEVDLADERQVTAAVTAAKERFGRIDVVVNNAGYGFLGAVEETTDAEVRQMFDVQIFGVWNVLRAVLPDFRAERRGHVINVSSILGLTTFPGWALYCAGKYALEGLTGSLAAEVAEFGVRVNLVEPGYFRTDFLRPHSLGLPTGTVEGYGAIREMTDAHLAMPGTQLGDPVKAAEAIITVAVRGGAPLHQLLGSDSYDLARAAVGALAGDIEAGRELAVSTDFAG; this comes from the coding sequence ATGAACTGGTTCGTCACCGGCACGTCCCGCGGCCTCGGCCTGGAGCTGGTCACGCAGCTGCTCGCCCGGGGCGACAGCGTCGCGGCGACCACCCGCTCCACCGCCCGGCTGACCGCGGCACTCGGTGCCGCCGACACCGCGCGGCTGCTTCCGCTGGAGGTCGACCTGGCCGACGAGCGGCAGGTCACCGCGGCCGTGACCGCGGCGAAGGAGCGCTTCGGCCGGATCGACGTGGTCGTCAACAACGCGGGGTACGGCTTCCTGGGCGCGGTCGAGGAGACCACGGACGCCGAGGTGCGGCAGATGTTCGACGTCCAGATCTTCGGCGTCTGGAACGTGCTGCGCGCGGTGCTGCCGGACTTCCGGGCCGAGCGCCGCGGGCACGTCATCAACGTCAGCTCGATCCTCGGCCTGACCACGTTCCCGGGCTGGGCGCTCTACTGCGCCGGCAAGTACGCGCTGGAGGGCCTGACCGGGTCGCTGGCCGCGGAGGTCGCCGAGTTCGGCGTCCGGGTCAACCTGGTCGAGCCGGGCTACTTCCGCACCGACTTCCTGCGCCCGCACTCGCTCGGCCTGCCCACCGGCACCGTCGAGGGCTACGGCGCCATCCGCGAGATGACCGACGCCCACCTCGCCATGCCGGGCACCCAGCTCGGCGACCCGGTCAAGGCCGCCGAGGCGATCATCACGGTCGCGGTGCGGGGCGGGGCGCCGCTGCACCAGCTGCTCGGCTCCGACTCGTACGACCTGGCCAGGGCCGCGGTCGGCGCGCTCGCCGGCGACATCGAGGCCGGCCGCGAGCTGGCCGTCAGCACGGACTTCGCCGGTTAA
- a CDS encoding DUF1905 domain-containing protein — translation MIIEFEAPLWEWDARRESWTFVSLPEDVSEDIKHLTGGLRRGFGAVKVRAVVGRSEWSTSIFPDSRRGAYVLPVKRAVRERNGLSPGDVTAVTVEVLTP, via the coding sequence GTGATCATCGAGTTCGAGGCGCCGCTCTGGGAGTGGGACGCCCGCCGGGAGAGCTGGACGTTCGTCAGCCTGCCGGAGGACGTCTCCGAGGACATCAAGCATCTGACCGGCGGGCTGCGGCGCGGCTTCGGCGCGGTCAAGGTCCGCGCCGTCGTCGGCCGCAGCGAGTGGAGCACCTCGATCTTCCCGGACAGCCGGCGCGGCGCCTACGTGCTCCCGGTCAAGCGCGCGGTCCGGGAGAGGAACGGCCTCTCCCCCGGCGACGTCACCGCGGTCACGGTCGAGGTGCTGACGCCCTGA
- a CDS encoding helix-turn-helix transcriptional regulator, with the protein MDGRSALGEFLRACRANTAPADAGQGRRVRGLRREEVAQLAGVSVDYYTRLEQGRHTTPSETVIDALGRVFGLDAAGHAHLADLARPARRRAERVPSQKVRPAMQQLIASMTEHPAFIIGRRTDVLAANPLARALLADWPSRPPRERNYTRWVFLDPAARDLFADWRTVAAEVVGTLRLYAGRHPDDVRLNELVGELTIKSAEFRTWWNGHRVHERTHGTKRLLHPAVGPITIRYEALSLPGDDDQTLFVYNTDPGSPSHDNMRLLALWADPRAPRDARPAVPRTRE; encoded by the coding sequence ATGGATGGTCGTTCCGCACTGGGAGAGTTCCTGCGCGCGTGCCGGGCGAACACGGCGCCGGCGGACGCGGGACAGGGACGGCGGGTGCGCGGCCTGCGCCGGGAGGAGGTCGCGCAGCTGGCCGGCGTGAGCGTCGACTACTACACGCGGCTGGAGCAGGGCCGGCACACCACGCCGTCCGAGACGGTGATCGACGCGCTGGGCCGGGTCTTCGGCCTCGACGCGGCCGGTCACGCGCACCTGGCCGACCTGGCGAGACCGGCGCGCCGCCGGGCCGAGCGGGTCCCGTCGCAGAAGGTGCGGCCGGCGATGCAGCAGCTGATCGCGTCGATGACCGAGCACCCGGCGTTCATCATCGGCCGGCGCACCGACGTCCTCGCGGCGAACCCGCTGGCCCGCGCGCTGCTCGCGGACTGGCCGAGCCGGCCGCCCCGGGAACGCAACTACACCCGCTGGGTCTTCCTCGACCCGGCCGCGCGCGACCTCTTCGCCGACTGGCGGACCGTCGCGGCCGAGGTGGTCGGCACGCTGCGGCTGTACGCCGGCCGCCACCCCGACGACGTGCGGCTCAACGAGCTGGTCGGCGAACTGACGATCAAGAGCGCCGAGTTCCGCACCTGGTGGAACGGCCACCGCGTGCACGAACGTACGCACGGCACCAAGCGCCTGCTGCACCCCGCGGTCGGCCCGATCACCATCCGTTACGAGGCGTTGTCCCTGCCCGGCGACGACGACCAGACCCTCTTCGTCTACAACACCGACCCCGGCAGCCCGTCCCACGACAACATGCGCCTGCTCGCCCTCTGGGCCGACCCCCGGGCACCCCGGGACGCGCGGCCGGCCGTGCCGCGGACACGCGAATAA
- a CDS encoding glycerol-3-phosphate dehydrogenase/oxidase — MLTPSARTAALAAMTGQELDVLVVGGGVTGAGAALDAATRGLTVGLVEARDFASGTSSRSSKLIHGGVRYLEMLDFGLVREALRERGLLIQKLAPHLVRPVPFLYPLRHVGWERLYVGAGIFLYDALSVSGGTSAGIPKHKHLSRGAALRAFPGLRPESLSGAIQYYDAQVDDARHTMFLARTAAAHGAHVASRTVVDGFLRSADGRVAGVRVTDAETGAALEIRAKSVINATGVWTDDLQSLLPEPGTFRITASKGIHLVVPRSAIPGHSGMILRTATSVLFVIPWDRHWIVGTTDTPWTLDKSHPAASGHDVDYLLEEVNKALVTPLNRDDIQGVYAGLRPLISATAANTARLSREHAVDSPVPGLVVIAGGKYTTYRVMAKDAVDLAVKDLPYRVPASCTEQVPLLGAAGYRAAWNRRHALGRGTGLGVGMIEHLLHRYGTLVDEVLGLITADPSLGAPMPGAPEYLTAEIVYAVTHEGARHLEDVLTRRTRISIETADRGRTAARAAAPLIAPALGWSAEDVAREIGHYESRVAAELAAQSAPDDAGADALRREAPEIVPV; from the coding sequence ATGTTGACACCATCGGCGCGTACGGCGGCGCTGGCCGCCATGACCGGACAGGAGCTCGACGTCCTCGTCGTCGGCGGCGGCGTGACCGGCGCCGGCGCCGCGCTCGACGCGGCCACCCGCGGGCTCACCGTCGGCCTGGTCGAGGCACGCGACTTCGCCAGCGGCACGTCCAGCCGGTCCAGCAAGCTCATCCACGGCGGCGTGCGCTACCTGGAGATGCTCGACTTCGGACTGGTCCGCGAGGCACTGCGGGAACGCGGCCTGCTGATCCAGAAGCTCGCACCGCACCTGGTCCGGCCGGTGCCGTTCCTCTACCCGCTGCGGCACGTCGGCTGGGAACGGCTCTACGTCGGCGCCGGGATCTTCCTCTACGACGCGCTGAGCGTCTCCGGAGGCACCAGCGCCGGGATTCCCAAGCACAAGCACCTGTCCCGCGGTGCCGCGCTGCGGGCGTTCCCCGGGCTGCGGCCGGAGTCGCTCTCGGGCGCGATCCAGTACTACGACGCGCAGGTCGACGACGCGCGGCACACCATGTTCCTGGCCCGGACCGCGGCCGCCCACGGCGCGCACGTCGCCTCCCGTACCGTGGTGGACGGGTTCCTCCGGTCCGCCGACGGCCGGGTCGCGGGTGTCCGGGTGACCGACGCGGAGACCGGCGCCGCGCTGGAGATCCGCGCCAAGTCGGTGATCAACGCGACCGGCGTCTGGACGGACGACCTGCAGTCGCTGCTGCCGGAGCCGGGCACGTTCCGGATCACCGCGTCGAAGGGCATCCACCTGGTGGTGCCGCGGTCCGCGATCCCCGGCCACTCCGGCATGATCCTGCGCACCGCGACCAGCGTGCTCTTCGTCATCCCGTGGGACCGGCACTGGATCGTCGGCACCACCGACACGCCGTGGACGCTGGACAAGTCCCACCCGGCCGCGTCCGGGCACGACGTCGACTACCTGCTCGAAGAGGTCAACAAGGCGCTCGTCACGCCACTGAACAGGGACGACATCCAGGGTGTCTACGCCGGGCTGCGCCCGCTGATCTCCGCGACCGCGGCGAACACGGCCAGGCTGTCCCGCGAGCACGCGGTCGACTCACCGGTGCCCGGGCTGGTGGTGATCGCCGGTGGCAAGTACACCACGTACCGGGTGATGGCCAAGGACGCCGTCGATCTCGCGGTCAAGGACCTGCCGTACCGCGTGCCGGCCTCGTGCACGGAGCAGGTGCCGCTGCTCGGCGCGGCCGGTTACCGCGCCGCGTGGAACCGGCGGCACGCGCTCGGCCGCGGCACCGGGCTCGGCGTCGGCATGATCGAACACCTGCTGCACCGGTACGGGACGCTGGTCGACGAGGTGCTGGGGCTGATCACGGCGGACCCGTCGCTGGGCGCGCCGATGCCGGGCGCGCCGGAGTACCTGACCGCGGAGATCGTCTACGCGGTCACCCACGAGGGCGCCCGCCATCTGGAGGACGTGCTCACCCGCCGTACCCGCATCTCGATCGAGACCGCGGACCGCGGCCGCACCGCCGCCCGCGCGGCCGCACCGCTGATCGCGCCCGCGCTCGGCTGGTCGGCGGAGGACGTGGCCCGGGAGATCGGCCACTACGAGTCCCGCGTCGCGGCCGAGCTCGCCGCGCAGTCCGCACCGGACGACGCCGGCGCGGACGCGCTGCGCCGCGAGGCCCCGGAGATCGTGCCGGTCTGA